The window AACCtccaatctatactattatttgcgaagtaaattttagaaacggagctctcacgttaaaagttagagcggttaatatctataatacccttaatgaatttatttataattaattatataatcaaaaacgaatttttatttataatattaacattttaaaaataagataattcttatatattgtgttgttatcttaaaacatatttttcaattataaaaatttaaaataaaatataaaacaattataataaattcagtggttaaagtcaatgttatctttaataaattttaattaaaaaattatatttaattagatttttgtcataaattatatatatatatatagagcggttaatatctaaatacctttaatgaattttatatataattaattatataaacaaaaacgaatttttattaataatattaacttttttaaaaaataagataattcttatatattgtgttgttatcttataacatatttttcaattataaaattaaaaaataaaacaattataataaatgcagtggttaaagtcattgttatctttaataaattttaattaaacatatatatttaattagattttttatatatatatatagagcggttaatatctattatacccttaatgaattttatatataaccaattatataaacaaagtttttattaataatattaacttcttaaaaaataagataattcttatatattgtgttgttatcttaaaacatatttttcaattataaaatttaaaaataaaatatataacaaatataataaattcagtggttaaagtcaatgttatctttaataaattttaattaaacatatatatttaattggatttttgtcatatatatatatatatttgatttaatttctttgaaaacataaataataagttattatgctggtttttaaattaataaaaaataaactaataaatatttgtaaaacgattaagcccgcatatgcgggcaagaCACCTAGTCTAAATCCGTATTTACGCAGTCATGATCTtctccaaataaaaatatattgctaGGATTAGAGTTTCATTGGAAAAGATGAAGTTTACAGTTTGATCTCCAACAATTTCTCAGATCGATCTAAAACTAATTTACAAACTATCCTTATATTTGTTTCGAATCATAACAATTgagtttttaggtttttattatttgtttttttctcttcaaaatatAGTATTTGTTCGAAATATAGTAGTTATTCTACAATAATATTTGAGTTTTAGGAATTATTTTCATATCCGATCTAGATTCTTAGTTGAACCGGTAGACTCGGTATATGTACATAATCCGGTTcggatttaataaaaatttgttaattaaaaatctaatagaACTcagtaaaaactcaaaatctaATAGAACCCATTGATCtgataaaaacacaaaatatttgtttatattttttaaaatttgattaaattactcatatatttttagtattaCGTAAATTTGTGATTCTTTAGACTTTGATGAAAATTTTATAAtgttatccaaataaaaaatgataatataaaaaatttattgatatgataatattagtttattcttgttattaataacctattataagtttgtattttttattttagatttaaaaattgattttaagaaaaattttaaaacatttttaaacactCGTAATTATCATATAAATAGTATGTACAAAATGATatactaaatatatttatttcataatatatttatttcatttgtgtatatatactCATTTTCGattgttaaataatattatacatgaaaaaataatattcaaatatgtatatgatatatggtgtaAAATATAGGgttttggtttgtattgaaaatcTAGATAATATTCTAatgatatattttgaatatcgAAACAtagatttaagaaaataatattttcatgtattttttaatttatatatggttcataatatatgtatgtcttatatttatacttaaaaaatttatattaaatttaaagttaacaTATCttataagtatatatatgtCCATTATTTATAGATCTATTTAGGTGTATTTGTAGGTCTAAAACCAAAAGACTTAAATGTCTTTAAtgagttttattaattttttgtaagAATAATGATATTTTGAGAAAACTGAAATCAAAAGAAGATGGTACGCGAATACGTCTCACCGCAAAtcaagagagagaaaagagagaaaagagagaaaagagacgTCGGGGGTGGGAGAGTCACTTCTCCGGCGCGTGTCGGTGACGGTGGCTCTCCTTCTCTCAGTTTCAGTACAAGCGCAAGGCTGGGTGTCTCGTGATGGCGTCACTCGCCGATATACCGGCGGATCTGAATTAGGGTTTTGCTCCGGGAAGCTTCTCGGTTCGTATCGGGACTTCCAACGGCTACATCTCGTCTCTCTTTGGATTCGTGGTGAGGCGTATCGACGACGGTTCACGGTGACAGTCAGCTGTTAGatccgggaggtggaggctccGAAAGCTCTACTATCGCCGCTAAAGATTCCGAGGAGCGGAGGCTTTTTCAGCTTTGCGCCGTCGTCAAGTTTCCGGGATGCAGAGGCGTGTTTTGCCTTGCGTCGTCGGCTTTGTTTTGCCTAGGAGATCTAAaggtttgattttatttttttcggctttgtttttgcggttttagtCTCGGTTTTTTGGAGGAGAGTCCGTCGGGGACGGTGGAAGCTCTCCGGTGTAAGGAGGACAGTGATTGTGAAGCTTTCTCTGGGGTGGTGGTGGTGAAAGATTACGGATGAGATCTCGCCAAGGCGATTGACGCTCTCCGATATTGAAACCCTATGAAGCATACAGTTGTTTACGGTGACGTCTAGACGGAACAAAGGAGTTCCGTTTTGGTCCGGGGATCTGTGTGTCGGATCTCCGGTTCGGTAATGGTGAAAGATGTGGTGACGCGACGTCTTCGCGACACGTGTCCCTCGTCGTCGAGGATGGCAACACGTGTCCGAGCAGTTTCAACGAAGAGATGTGCGAGACGGCGTCGGCTTTTGCGGGGGTGAGCTAGGGTTTTCTAAATGTGGGCTTGAAGCCCATTTGAAGAAAGAGTTGTATTGTGTGGCCCGGTTTGTTTGTGGGCTTTGTAATTTGTAATGGGCTCTGgactttttataatatttaaaaaactttgacggaaaaaaaaaaaaaagaagatggtATTGGTGGGCCTTTAATGAGTCGAATAACGTGGTATACATCGGCCAATTTATCCACTAAGCTGAAGCCGTTTTAACTAAGGACTCTCACATTAAAACGTCATCGTTTGTTTACTCCCCCCCACCCCGTGCTTTGTTATTGCTGATGGCGACGACGCAGGGGCAACAGACGGCGATTGACGCGGCGGTTCTCGACGATATAATCCGACGGCTCACGGAGGTTCGGTTGGCTAGACCAGGGAAGCAAGTCCAGCTCTCGGAGGCTGAGATCAAACAGCTGTGCACTACAGCTAGAGACATCTTTCTTCAGCAACCTAATTTGCTTGAGCTTGAGGCACCCATCAAAATCTGTGGTATGTTTTATCGAAAACCCAATTCGATTCTTTGATTCCCCAATTGGATTCTGGtgattttagggtttatagtGTTGGAAAGTGTGAAACTTTGTGCATATCTTTTATTGGGGGTTTTGGGATAATGTTGTTAAAGAGTATTGTGAAGACACTTTGCCATGTTTGAATCTTTTGATTGAATGTTGTGATGAGGATGGGATCTTACTGAGAAAGGCTTTGCCTTTTTGTGGAGTGTCTTTGATTAGAGAGGGTCTAAGCACATGTACACATGTAGAAAGGAATGTTAGTGAATCGTTCACGTTTGAGTATGAGACTTAGTTTTGTTGTAGAAGTGTTATGTGATTTGATCAGAGGATATGTAGTTTTCTTGCGAGTTTGTTTGGTTTTGAATAGATGTGAGTCACATGGAGGTTTCAGGAAGCATCTCTTTGTTTTTGCAATGCTTGAATACATCATTTCTGCCTTTGAGTCTATGGTTTCCCTTCTGATTTTTAGTGTAAATTGTATTGAACCAGGTGACATACATGGGCAGTATAGTGACTTGCTGAGGCTGTTTGAGTACGGTGGCTTCCCTCCTAGTGCTAACTATCTCTTCCTTGGTGACTACGTGGACCGAGGCAAACAGAGTCTTGAAACCATATGTCTCTTACTAGCTTACAAGATCAAATACCCAGGGAACTTTTTTCTACTAAGGGGTAACCACGAGTGTGCTTCTATCAACCGCATATATGGATTTTACGATGAGTGTAAAAGGAGGTTCAATGTGAGGGTATGGAAGGTTTTCACAGACTGTTTCAACTGCCTTCCTGTTGCTGCGCTTATAGATGACAAGATACTGTGTATGCACGGTGGACTTTCCCCGGATCTCGACCATTTGGATGAGATTAGAAGCTTGCCGCGTCCAACTATGATTCCTGACACGGGGCTCCTCTGTGATTTGCTCTGGTCTGATCCCGGGAAAGATGTTAAAGGATGGGGGATGAATGATAGGGGCGTTTCTTACACCTTTGGTCCGGATAAAGTCTCTGAGTTTCTAACGAAACATGATCTAGACCTTGTGTGTCGTGCCCATCAGGTGAAGATTTTTGATCATGTCTCTGTATTTGATTCTACTGCTTTTGTGATGTTTACAAGGGAGGTATAATGAATTTTGTTATGACAGGTGGTGGAAGATGGTTATGAGTTCTTTGCTGATAGACAGCTAGTGACGGTGTTTTCAGCTCCTAACTACTGTGGAGAATTTGATAATGCTGGTGCGATGATGAGCGTGGATGAGAACCTTATGTGCTCGTTTCAGATTTTGAAGCCTGCGGAGAAGAAGTCCAAGTTCATGATGTCCACAAAGATTTGAATCCTTTCATTGAAGGTTAGTCAATATTGTGTCCTTAGCAACACAGAACAAGTGAATGAATGGATTTTTTTTATGCAATGAtttgttcatcttcttctttacaAGTTTTAATGGGTTCTTTCCTTGTTTCTGCAGATGGACGTGGTCTTGCTCAGAGAAATTGATTCAAACGGTTGGAGACTTGGCTTTAAAGTGTGTGCCTTAGTCTTTTATAATGTCTGTCTTTCCAACTTCACTTACTGCATCATTTTGTTCCTTATCTTCTTTTAAGGGGTTTACATGATGTTCATCTGCCTGTTGACAGCACATAGTTGGTGTATACATGCGTGTGATGGTCTCTTGGATTTTAGGACACCCAGTGAAATGgtgattataaaaaaaagtttagtaaGATGACCTTTGTCTCGTAAGTGGCATATGTGCAAGTTGAAGTGCATAAAGCATATGGGCTCTTCAATTAATCAACATCAAATTACCAtctaaattacaaaaagaaTGAATATATCTCTTGGTCATGTGAATAGCATAAAAATGTTTATTGTTATTGAAATTGAGATTAACCAAGAAATGTCCACTCGTCTTTTGTATGATCATGTGAAAGTGGGAGGAGGTAACGCATATCTATATTTAATATATCTTCAATTAACCAACATCAAAATGGAATGAGCATCTAAAACTTACAAAAGAACCAAGTCTCACTCTTGGTTATTTTTAATGGGTACactatatactattaaaagagaaacattcttaaaaaatctacttaaacaaagttgttggacctattcattaagtaattattttttggtcctaccttaatataattataatctaACTAAACGTATTACTTAATTTAAATGATTTCATATATTACTTACCAAATCACGTTATACACCACTGATTATACCATAGctccattttattaaaataacatcTTAACAAAACGTGACCAATGAATCACAATATCATAACAATAGTGTACTTTGGTACCCCAACTTTACAACAGTTCCATCTACCATTGCCATTGATAGagctttgttaaaaaaattgaaaagatcCTCGAAATCTCTATATTAAATAAACAATTCTATATACAAATAGTGTAATATATTTTGCTAACAAGATCTATCAACAGATTTCTATAGATGTGTTACTTAATAATTTCAAGATTTGCACCAAATTAAATGTCTAAAATCATTAACTTTACTGATTTTCATCAAAGGTTCATG of the Brassica rapa cultivar Chiifu-401-42 chromosome A03, CAAS_Brap_v3.01, whole genome shotgun sequence genome contains:
- the LOC103857886 gene encoding serine/threonine-protein phosphatase PP1 isozyme 4, with product MATTQGQQTAIDAAVLDDIIRRLTEVRLARPGKQVQLSEAEIKQLCTTARDIFLQQPNLLELEAPIKICGDIHGQYSDLLRLFEYGGFPPSANYLFLGDYVDRGKQSLETICLLLAYKIKYPGNFFLLRGNHECASINRIYGFYDECKRRFNVRVWKVFTDCFNCLPVAALIDDKILCMHGGLSPDLDHLDEIRSLPRPTMIPDTGLLCDLLWSDPGKDVKGWGMNDRGVSYTFGPDKVSEFLTKHDLDLVCRAHQVVEDGYEFFADRQLVTVFSAPNYCGEFDNAGAMMSVDENLMCSFQILKPAEKKSKFMMSTKI